The genomic window CAGCAACCGATCACCGGATGTCGTCATATCCATTTCGAATTCCCGGACGCTGGCCTCATAAGCCCTCGTTCCACTTCGCTTTTGAGGAGGCGAGATGCGTTACTCCCGCATTTCCAAGACTCTCGGTGTCGCCGCAGTGGCGGCCATCTCCCTGACCGCCTGCAGCGGCGGCGGCGACTCCAACGGCTCCGCCGACGGCAGCGCCATCATCACTGCGGACTCCGTGGAGCCCCAGAACCCGCTGGTGCCCACCAACACCACCGAGACCGGTGGCGGCCTGGTGATCCAGCAGATCTTCAACGGCCTGGTGAGCTACGACTCCGAGGGCAAGACCCAGAACGACCTCGCGGAGTCCATCGAGTCCCAGGACAAGCAGACCTGGACCATCAAGATCAAGCCGGACATGAAGTTCACCAACGGCGAGGCGATCACCGCCCAGAGCTTCGTGGACTCCTGGAACTACGGCGCCGCGGCCAAGAACGCCCAGGGCACCGCGACCTTCTTCGAGCCCATCGAGGGCTATGAGAAGGTCTCCGCCGAGGGCAGCACCGAGGACAAGATGTCCGGGCTGAAGGCCGTTGACGACCACACCTTCACCGTCAAGCTGGTCTCCCCGCAGTCGGACTTCGAGCAGCGCCTGGGCTACACCGCGTTCGCCCCGATGCCCTCTTCCGCATTCAAGGACATGAAGGCTTTCGGCGAGAACCCCGTGGGCTACGGCCCCTACAAGATGGCCAAGGACGGCGCCTGGCAGCACAACTCCAGCATCGACCTGGTCAAGAACGACGACTACAAGGGCCCGGAGGCCGCCAAGAACGGCGGCATCACCTTCAAGCTGTACCAGAACCCGGACACCGCCTACCAGGACCTGATCTCCAACAACCTGGACGTCCTGCAGCAGGTCCCCACCGGCGCACTGGGCAACTACAAGTCGGACCTCGGCGACCGCTACTCCGACAAGCCCTACGCCGGCATCCAGACCCTCGCCGTGCCCGAGTACCAGGACAACTGGAAGGGCGAGGCCGGCAAGCTGCGCCGCCAGGCCCTGTCCATGGCCATCGACCGCCAGGAGATCACCAAGGTGATCTTCAACGAGACGCGCTCCCCCGCCACGGACTTCACCGCCCCCACCATCGAGGGCTACGACGAGAGCATCCCCAACTCCGAGAACACCAAGTTCGACAAGGAGAAGGCCAAGGAGCTGTGGGCCAAGGCCGAGAAGATGCAGCCCTACAACAAGTCCCAGAAGCTCACCATCGCGTACAACGCCGACGCCGGTGGGCACAAGAAGTGGGTGGACGCCGTTGCCAACCAGGTCAAGAACAACCTGGGCATCGAGGTGGAGGGCAAGTCCTACTCCACCTTCAAGGAGCTGCGCACCGACGCCAAGGCCGGCAAGCTGACCGGAGCCACCCGCTCCGGCTGGCAGGCCGACTACCCCTCGATGTACAACTTCATGGGCCCCATCTTCTCCAAGGGCGCCTCTTCCAACGACTCCCGGTACGACAACCCGGAGTTCGAGGCGAAGCTGAACGAGGGTCTCGAGGCCAAGAGCTCCGAGGACGGGGTGAAGAAGTTCCAGGAGGCGGACTCCATGCTGCTGAAGGACCTCCCCTCCATCCCGCTCTGGTACAACCAGGCGAACACCGCGTGGTCCGAGAACGTGTCCGGCGTGGGCACCGGCTGGGACGGCGTTCCCGAGTACTACAAGGTCGAGAAGACCAAGAACTGATCTTCTGACCCCGATGCACACGTGGTGACAGGGAGGCGCGTGAAGTCCGCGCCTCCCTGTCACCACGTGTCATAGAGAGGAGCCCCTCTTGGCCTGGTATCTGGTCAAAAGACTGCTGCAGCTGATCCCCGTCTTCTTCGGCGCCACGCTGCTGGTCTACTTCCTGGTCTTCATGACCCCCGGTGATCCGCTCGACGCGCTGTGCGGGGACAAGGGCTGCACGCCCGGTGTCGCCGCCGCGCTGACCGCGCAGTACCACCTCAACGACCCGTTCTTCGTGCAGTACTTCAGCTACATCGGAGGTCTGCTCACCGGCGACCTCGGCGTGAACTTCTCCGGACGCGAGATCAGCGACGTGCTCGCCGGCGCGTTCCCCGCGACCGTCCGGCTCGCGATCATCGCCCTGGTGTTCGAGGCGATCTTCGGCATCACCTTCGGCCTGTACGCCGGGCTGAAGAAGGGCGGCTGGTTCGACTCCACCGTGCTAGTGGTCTCCCTGATCGTCATCGCCGTGCCGATCTTCGTGCTCGGCTTCGTGATGCAGTACTTCGTGGGCGTGAAGTGGGGGCTGGCCAAGCCGACCGTCTCCGGCGCCGCGGACTGGAGCGACCTGATCCTGCCCGGCATCGTGCTGGGCCTGGTCTCCTTCGCCCAGGTGCTGCGCCTGACCCGCACGGCCGTGGCCGAGAACGCCAGCGCGGACTACGTGCGCACCGCCACCGCCAAGGGCCTGACCCGCGGCCGCGTGATCCGGGTGCACATCCTGCGCAACTCGATGATCCCCGTGGCCACCTTCCTGGGCATGGACCTGGGTGCACTGATGGGCGGCGCGATCGTCACCGAGGGCATCTTCAACGTCCCCGGCATCGGCAACCAGCTCTACAAGGCACTCACGCTCGGGGACGCACCCATGGTGGTCTCCGTGGTGTCCGTGATGGTGATCATCTTCTGCGTGGCCAATCTGCTGGTTGACCTCCTCTACGCCTGGCTCGATCCGAGGATCCGTTATGCCTGAGAACAACTTCGAGAACAACGACGCCGCGGGCCGGGACCTGAACCCCGAGGCCCGCTCCCACGAGGCCGCCGTGCGCGAGGTCCGGGAGACCGCCGACACCCCGGCCGGCTCCCACCAGAAGGACCTCGGCGGGGTGAGCACCGGGATCATGATGGAGCACTTCGTCGCGGACGTGGCCCAGACCCCGGTCTCGGCCACCGACTCCCGCTCCGCCGAGGGCGCTCCCGTGAGCCTGTGGCGCGACGCGTGGCGGCAGCTGCGCAAGAAGCCCACGTTCATCATCGCGGCCCTGCTGATCGTGCTGGTGATCGTGGTGGCCCTCTTCCCGCAGCTGTTCTGGACCCAGGACCCCTCCGCGGCGTCCTCGCAGTGCCTGCTGGAGAACTCCAACGGCAAGGCCTCCGCGGGCCACCCCATGGGCTTCACCGCCCAGGGCTGCGACGTGTACTCCCGCGTGATCGCCGGGACCCGGGCCTCGCTCATGGTGGGTCTGTTCACCACCATCGGTGTGGTGGTCATCGGCGGGATCATCGGTGCGCTGGCCGGCTACTTCGGCGGCTGGATCGACGGCGTTCTCGCGCGCCTGGGCGACATCTTCTTCGCGCTGCCCCTGATCCTGGGTGCCCTGGTGGTCATGCAGCTGCCGTTCTTCAAGGCCAACCGCGGGGTGTGGACCCTGGTGGTGGTGCTGGTGCTGTTCGGCTGGCCGCAGATCGCGCGCATCATGCGCGGCGCGGTGGTGGAGGTGCGCAACGCGGACTACGTGGTCAGTGCCCGCTCGCTGGGCGTGTCTTCCTTCGGGATCCTGATGCGCCACATCATCCCCAACGCGATGGCGCCGGTGATCGTGATCGCCACGATCTCGCTGGGCACGTTCATCGTGGCCGAGTCCACTCTGTCCTACCTCGGCATCGGCCTGCCGCCCAGCATGATGAGCTGGGGCAACGACATCTCGGACGCGAAGGACGCCTTCCGCTCGAACCCGATGCCCGTATTTTGGCCCGGCCTGGCGCTGTCGCTGACCGTCCTGAGCTTCATCATGCTCGGTGACGCGCTGCGCGACGCGCTGGACCCGAAGGCCCGGAAGAAGTGATGAGCATGTCCCAGGAGAACAACCGCCCCCTGCTGGAAGTGCGTGATCTCGGGATCGCGTTCACCACGGCCACGGGTGAGGTGCAGGCCGTGGAGGACTCGAACTTCACCGTGATGCCCGGTGAGACCGTGGCGATCGTGGGCGAGTCCGGTTCGGGCAAGTCCACCTCCGCGCTGGCGGCGATCGGGCTGCTGCCCGCGAACGGCCGCGTGAACGCGGGCAAGATCATCTTCGACGGCGAGGACATCACCCACGCCAGCGAGAAGCGCAAGGTCAAGCTGCGCGGCAGCCAGATCGGCATGGTCCCCCAGGACCCCATGTCCAACCTGAACCCCGTGTGGAAGGTGGGCTTCCAGGTCCGGGAGACCCTCAAGGCCAACGGGCTGCCCGCGAAGGATGAGGACGTCGCCCGCGTGCTGAGCCAGGCCGGCCTGCCGGACGCGGAGAAGCGTGCGAAGCAATACCCGCACGAGTTCTCCGGCGGCATGCGCCAGCGTGCGCTGATCTCGATCGGTCTGTCCTGCCAGCCGCGGCTGCTGATCGCGGACGAGCCCACCTCGGCCCTGGACGTCACGGTCCAGCGCACCATCCTGGACCACCTCCAGACGATGACCGACAAGCTCGGCACCGCGGTGCTGCTGATCACCCACGACCTCGGCCTCGCCGCGGAGCGCGCCCAGAAGGTGGTGGTGATGTACAAGGGTCACGTGGTGGAGGCGGGGCCCGCCCTGCAGCTGCTGCGCAACCCGCGCCACCCGTACACCCAGAAGCTCGTGGACTCCGCACCCTCGTTGGCCTCCCGCCGCATCGAGGTGGCCCGCACCCGCGGGGTGGAGTCCGAGGACCTGCTGGCCGAACATCCCAAGACGGCGATGCAGACGGCGCTCAAGCAGGACTTCGTGCAGGTCCAGGACCTCACCAAGGTCTACAAGCTGCGCGGGTCCTGGGGCCGTTCCGAGGACTTCACGGCGGTGGACAAGGTGTCCTTCTCCATTCCCCGGGGCACCACCACGGCCGTGGTGGGCGAGTCCGGCTCCGGCAAGTCCACGGTGGCCAAGATGATGCTCGGGCTGGAGCCGATCACCTCCGGGTCGATCGTCTTCGACGGGCAGGACGTTGCCGGGCTGAAGGGCAAGGAGATGTTCGCCTTCCGTCGGCGCGTGCAGCCCATCTTCCAGGACCCGTACGGCTCCCTGGACCCGATGTACAACATCTACCGCACCATCGAGGAGCCCCTGAAGGTCCACGGCGTCGGGACGTCCAAGGAACGGGAGAAGAAGGTCCGTGAGCTCATGGACCAGGTCTCCCTGCCCCAGTCCATGCTCGCGCGCTACCCCAATGAGCTCTCGGGCGGTCAGCGCCAGCGCGTGGCGATCGCCCGTGCGCTCGCGCTGAACCCCGAGCTGGTGGTGTGCGACGAGGCGGTCTCCGCTCTGGACGTGCTGGTGCAGGCGCAGATCCTCAACCTGCTGGCCGAGCTGCAGCACGACCTCGGGCTGACCTACCTGTTCATCACGCACGACCTCGCCGTGGTCCGCCAGATCGCGGACAACGTGTGCGTGATGCAGAAGGGCTCGCTGGTGGAGCGCGGTTCCACGGACTCCGTGTTCGAGAACCCGCAGACCGACTACACCCGCCAGCTGCTGGCGGCGATCCCCGGTGCGGGTCTGATCAACGCGGTCTGACCCCGGCGGTTCGACCGCTGTGCCGGGCCGGGACGACCCGGCGGCAACGACGACGCCCTGGTTCCCCGAAAGGGGAACCAGGGCGTCGTCGTTGGTGGGCGGTCTCAGCCAGCGCCCCGCCGCGCGGTTCAGCCCCCGAACGCTGCGGTGACCTGACCCGGGACCGCCACGCGCACGGCGTAGAGCGAGCCCGCGGTGGGCTGGACGTCCTCCGGGAGGTTCTCGCGCGACGTCGTGATGTAGAGCGTGCGCAGGTCCTCCCCGCCCAGGGTGCACGCGGTGGTCTGCTTGGCGCCCACCGTGACCACGGTGTCCAGGGTGCCGTCCGGGAGGTAGCGGTGCACCTGGCCCGCGCCGTTGAGGGCCACCCACACGGCACCCTCGGAGTCCACGGTCAGCCCGTCCGGGCTCACGGACACGCTGCCCGGCTCGTAGCTCTCCTCCGGGTCAGTGGCCGCCGCGGCGGCGTGCTCGTCCAGCACCGGGGCCACGAACGTGCGGCGGTTGCGCAGCCCGCCCTCGGCGCTCCAGTCGAACACGGAGACCTCGTGGGTGGGGGTGTCGTTGTAGTAGGCCAGCGTGCCGTCCGGGGACCACGCGATGCCGTTGGAGATGCTCACGCCCTCGAGCACGGGCTCCCAGCTGAGGTCCGTGGCCACGCGGTACAGCGTGGCGGCGCCCTCCGCCTGGTCGTACGCCATGGACCCCACGTAGAAGGAGCCGTCCGGGGCCACACCACCCTCGTTCATGCGGATCTCCGGGGTCTGCCACAGCGTGGTCTCCCGCGCCACCGCTCCGTGGGCGTCCGTGAGGAGCACCCCGCGCTCCACGGCGACGAGCTGCCCGCCGCCCGCCCGGGGACGCACGCACGCGGCCACGTCCCCCACGTGCTGCCGGCGGGGCTGGTCCTCCGGGGTGAACGTCATGACGTCCCCGGCGAGCATGTCCACCCAGGCCAGCCCGCCCCACTGCCGGCTCCAGCACGGCCCCTCGGCGTGGTGCATCCAGGACGGGGTGATCCTCTGCGCTGTCAGCTGGTTCACAGTTGCGGCCTCCTCGGGCTGGTGGGTGCGGGGATGCGGTCACGGTCGTAGGTGATCTCCGTATAGCCGTGCGGCACGGGCTCGCCGTTCTCGTCCAGGCTCACGAACACGATCTTGTCGATGCTCAGGATCAGCTCGCGCGTGATCATGTTGCGCACCTGCGCACGCATGGTCAGGGACGTGCGCCCGAACCGGGTGGCGGTGAGGCCCATCTCGATGAGGTCCCCCTCCACCGCGGAGGACACGAACTCGATCTCGGACATGTACTTGGTGACCGCCCGCCGGTTGCCCAGCTGCACGATCGCGTAGATCGCGGCCTCCTCGTCGATCCACCGCAGCAGCGAACCCCCGAACAGGGTGCCGTTGGCGTTGAGGTCCTCGGGCTTGACCCACTTGCGGGTGCGGAACGAGATGTCGCCGGGCTGTCTCATGCGCCCCAGCCTATGCGGGCGGGCTCGGGGCCGCGCAACGACGACGCCGCTCCGCAGCCCCCGCACGCCGCGCACCGGGTCCTGTGCCGCCGTCCGCCCCAGGCGGGAGTGCGGGTCTCCCCCGCACGCGCACCCGCACGCCGCACGCGCACCCGCACGCCGCACGCGCACCCGCCCGCCGGGGCTCCCGCACGCTGCGCACCACTGCCGATGCGCGTCCGGTGCGGGCGGCACGGTGGCGCGCGGCGGCGTCGTCCGCGATGATGCGGTCATGAGTGCCACCACGCGGGCCGCGAGCGCAGAACTGCAGGACCCCGGGCCGGGGTTCCAGCGCCGGGTGCTGAGCGTGCTCGCCCTGGGGCAGATCCTGGGCGGGCTCGGCGCCGGTGCCACGCTGACCCTCGGCGCCCTGCTGATCACGGAGGTCTCCGGGAACAGTGCGCTGTCCGGCACGGCGTCCACGATGAACACCCTGGGTGCCGCCCTGGTGGCCATCCCGCTGGCGCGCCTCGCGCAGCGCCGGGGCCGCCGGGTGTCGCTGAGCACCGGTGCCCTCGTGGCGGTCCTGGGCGCGGCCGTGATCGTGGTGGCCGCCACCCTGGACCTGCTCCCGGTCCTGCTCGTGGGCATGGGGCTGCTGGGTGCGGGCACCGCCCTGAACCTCCAGTCCCGCTTCGCGGCCACGGACGCGGCCGCCGCCCGCACGCGGGCGCGGGACCTGTCCCTGGTGGTGTGGTCCACCACCGTGGGGGCCGTGGTGGGCCCCAACCTCTTCGGCCCCGGTGAGGCGATCGGGCGCGCTCTGGGGCTGCCGCCGTTCACGGGCGGGTTCGTGATCGCGCTGTGCGCGCAGTGCCTGGGTGCCGGTGTCTACTTCGTGGGGCTGCGCCCGGACCCTCTGGCCGTGGCGCTCGCCCGGGGCGGACCGGTGGCGAACAGGCCCGATCCTGCCGGCGGGTTCACCCTCGTGCGCACGGTCCCCGCCGCGCGGCGTGCCGTGCTGGTGGTCGCGCTGTCCCACGCGGTGATGGTGAGCGTGATGTCGATGACCCCGGTGCACCTGACCAGCCACGGCGCCACGCTGTCCGTGGTGGGCCTGACCATCTCCCTGCACGTGGCCGGGATGTACGCGCTCTCGCCGGTGTTCGGCTGGCTCGCGGACACCATCGGGCGCGTGGGCACGGTGCTGCTGGGGCAGGGGCTGCTCGTGGCGGCGCTGCTGCTCACGTGGCTGGGCTCGGACCAGCACGGTTTCGTGCTCGCCGCCCTGGTCCTGCTGGGGCTCGGCTGGTCCGCGTCCACCGTGGCCGGATCCACCATGGTCACCGAGTCCGTGGCGGCCCACGACCGGCCCGGGCTGCAGGGCACCTCGGACCTCGTGATGAACCTGTGCGGCGCGGCGGGCGGCGCCCTCGCCGGTCCCGTGCTCGCCGCGGTGGGCTTCTCGGGGCTGGGTGTGGCCGCCATGCTGCTCGTGGCACTCGCGACCGCCACCGCGCTGCGGGGCCGCTGAGGGCGTCCCCGCTGGACCCCACGGACGGCGACGCCGCCCCGGGGGCGACCGGGACGGCGTCGTCGTGAGCTGGGTGGGGGGGGCGGCTACTGTGCGTCCGCGTCCCCGGTGCCGTCGGTGGGACGGTCGGTGCGGCGGGCCGCGCGGCGTCGTTCGCCCTCCGCGACCGGCGGACCCACGACCACGGGGAACGCACCCGTGTAGCCCTCGCGCTCGGCGGCAATGGCGCGCACGCGGTCCCGCACCAGGAACCAGCCGACGATCAGCACGGGGACCACCACGGCCATCGAGGCCACGGTGAGGGTACCCAGCGGGTAGTCCAGCGCCACGAGGATCATCACGCCCACGAGGAACGCCATGGTGAGCCAGTTGGTGTACGGCGCGAACGGCGCACGGTACGCGGGGCGCTGGTAGAGGCCCTGCTTGGAGAGCCGCACGAACTTCTGGTGCGGCAGGGTGATGGCGGCCCAGCCCACCAGGATGCCGATCGCGGAGATGTTCAGCACGATGCTGAACGCCTCCTCCGGGACGTAGTAGTTGAGGATGACGCCCAGCGCCCCCACGCCCACCGTGAGCAGGATGCCGCCCGCGGGAACACCCGAGCGCGTCATCTTCCCGGTGAACTTGGGCGCGGAACCGGCCATGGCCATGGAGTGCACGATCCGGCCCGTGGAGTACAGGCCCGCGTTGAGCGAGGACAGCGCCGCGGTGATCACCACGAGCTGCATGATGGGCCCGATGCCGTCGATGCCGATGGAGCTGAAGAACGTGACGAACGGGGACTCGTCCGCCGAGTACGCCGTGTACGGCAGCAGCAGCGTGAGCAGCAGG from Kocuria rhizophila DC2201 includes these protein-coding regions:
- a CDS encoding peptide ABC transporter substrate-binding protein; translation: MRYSRISKTLGVAAVAAISLTACSGGGDSNGSADGSAIITADSVEPQNPLVPTNTTETGGGLVIQQIFNGLVSYDSEGKTQNDLAESIESQDKQTWTIKIKPDMKFTNGEAITAQSFVDSWNYGAAAKNAQGTATFFEPIEGYEKVSAEGSTEDKMSGLKAVDDHTFTVKLVSPQSDFEQRLGYTAFAPMPSSAFKDMKAFGENPVGYGPYKMAKDGAWQHNSSIDLVKNDDYKGPEAAKNGGITFKLYQNPDTAYQDLISNNLDVLQQVPTGALGNYKSDLGDRYSDKPYAGIQTLAVPEYQDNWKGEAGKLRRQALSMAIDRQEITKVIFNETRSPATDFTAPTIEGYDESIPNSENTKFDKEKAKELWAKAEKMQPYNKSQKLTIAYNADAGGHKKWVDAVANQVKNNLGIEVEGKSYSTFKELRTDAKAGKLTGATRSGWQADYPSMYNFMGPIFSKGASSNDSRYDNPEFEAKLNEGLEAKSSEDGVKKFQEADSMLLKDLPSIPLWYNQANTAWSENVSGVGTGWDGVPEYYKVEKTKN
- a CDS encoding ABC transporter permease, translating into MAWYLVKRLLQLIPVFFGATLLVYFLVFMTPGDPLDALCGDKGCTPGVAAALTAQYHLNDPFFVQYFSYIGGLLTGDLGVNFSGREISDVLAGAFPATVRLAIIALVFEAIFGITFGLYAGLKKGGWFDSTVLVVSLIVIAVPIFVLGFVMQYFVGVKWGLAKPTVSGAADWSDLILPGIVLGLVSFAQVLRLTRTAVAENASADYVRTATAKGLTRGRVIRVHILRNSMIPVATFLGMDLGALMGGAIVTEGIFNVPGIGNQLYKALTLGDAPMVVSVVSVMVIIFCVANLLVDLLYAWLDPRIRYA
- a CDS encoding ABC transporter permease translates to MPENNFENNDAAGRDLNPEARSHEAAVREVRETADTPAGSHQKDLGGVSTGIMMEHFVADVAQTPVSATDSRSAEGAPVSLWRDAWRQLRKKPTFIIAALLIVLVIVVALFPQLFWTQDPSAASSQCLLENSNGKASAGHPMGFTAQGCDVYSRVIAGTRASLMVGLFTTIGVVVIGGIIGALAGYFGGWIDGVLARLGDIFFALPLILGALVVMQLPFFKANRGVWTLVVVLVLFGWPQIARIMRGAVVEVRNADYVVSARSLGVSSFGILMRHIIPNAMAPVIVIATISLGTFIVAESTLSYLGIGLPPSMMSWGNDISDAKDAFRSNPMPVFWPGLALSLTVLSFIMLGDALRDALDPKARKK
- a CDS encoding dipeptide ABC transporter ATP-binding protein; the encoded protein is MSMSQENNRPLLEVRDLGIAFTTATGEVQAVEDSNFTVMPGETVAIVGESGSGKSTSALAAIGLLPANGRVNAGKIIFDGEDITHASEKRKVKLRGSQIGMVPQDPMSNLNPVWKVGFQVRETLKANGLPAKDEDVARVLSQAGLPDAEKRAKQYPHEFSGGMRQRALISIGLSCQPRLLIADEPTSALDVTVQRTILDHLQTMTDKLGTAVLLITHDLGLAAERAQKVVVMYKGHVVEAGPALQLLRNPRHPYTQKLVDSAPSLASRRIEVARTRGVESEDLLAEHPKTAMQTALKQDFVQVQDLTKVYKLRGSWGRSEDFTAVDKVSFSIPRGTTTAVVGESGSGKSTVAKMMLGLEPITSGSIVFDGQDVAGLKGKEMFAFRRRVQPIFQDPYGSLDPMYNIYRTIEEPLKVHGVGTSKEREKKVRELMDQVSLPQSMLARYPNELSGGQRQRVAIARALALNPELVVCDEAVSALDVLVQAQILNLLAELQHDLGLTYLFITHDLAVVRQIADNVCVMQKGSLVERGSTDSVFENPQTDYTRQLLAAIPGAGLINAV
- a CDS encoding SMP-30/gluconolactonase/LRE family protein; its protein translation is MNQLTAQRITPSWMHHAEGPCWSRQWGGLAWVDMLAGDVMTFTPEDQPRRQHVGDVAACVRPRAGGGQLVAVERGVLLTDAHGAVARETTLWQTPEIRMNEGGVAPDGSFYVGSMAYDQAEGAATLYRVATDLSWEPVLEGVSISNGIAWSPDGTLAYYNDTPTHEVSVFDWSAEGGLRNRRTFVAPVLDEHAAAAATDPEESYEPGSVSVSPDGLTVDSEGAVWVALNGAGQVHRYLPDGTLDTVVTVGAKQTTACTLGGEDLRTLYITTSRENLPEDVQPTAGSLYAVRVAVPGQVTAAFGG
- a CDS encoding acyl-CoA thioesterase; amino-acid sequence: MRQPGDISFRTRKWVKPEDLNANGTLFGGSLLRWIDEEAAIYAIVQLGNRRAVTKYMSEIEFVSSAVEGDLIEMGLTATRFGRTSLTMRAQVRNMITRELILSIDKIVFVSLDENGEPVPHGYTEITYDRDRIPAPTSPRRPQL
- a CDS encoding MFS transporter, coding for MSATTRAASAELQDPGPGFQRRVLSVLALGQILGGLGAGATLTLGALLITEVSGNSALSGTASTMNTLGAALVAIPLARLAQRRGRRVSLSTGALVAVLGAAVIVVAATLDLLPVLLVGMGLLGAGTALNLQSRFAATDAAAARTRARDLSLVVWSTTVGAVVGPNLFGPGEAIGRALGLPPFTGGFVIALCAQCLGAGVYFVGLRPDPLAVALARGGPVANRPDPAGGFTLVRTVPAARRAVLVVALSHAVMVSVMSMTPVHLTSHGATLSVVGLTISLHVAGMYALSPVFGWLADTIGRVGTVLLGQGLLVAALLLTWLGSDQHGFVLAALVLLGLGWSASTVAGSTMVTESVAAHDRPGLQGTSDLVMNLCGAAGGALAGPVLAAVGFSGLGVAAMLLVALATATALRGR